A region of Toxorhynchites rutilus septentrionalis strain SRP chromosome 1, ASM2978413v1, whole genome shotgun sequence DNA encodes the following proteins:
- the LOC129762458 gene encoding signal transducer and transcription activator isoform X5, producing MSLWARVNQLPQPVLEQIRYIYGSSFPIEVRHYLAEWIEDRLMNAPTFQHDVDGSYEQEAATFLNQLVNELERTAVNLPEDNVTGRIRLNESARNFRQAFSHNPSQLYTHLLSCLQRERQCVAYPDDCVQVQDPEIAEVVNGLQQLQMLVRANDGDNRAMVKDYEHLLLEVHEITKNKAQIESIESPQLREHARSTLAQQERQVNESVTIITGKRLNLVDNLRKTIQLTSQVQDKVLHKYLTQWKINQGFAGNGAAGMSSSNLDTIQTWCETLAEIIWTTKDQIRLAMKSKSKLNIEEPNLPDFLPQCLVEVTNLLKGLITTTFIIEKQPPQVMKTNTRFAATVRLLIGNTLNIRMSNPVVRVSIISGTSWDAKGQAQSTQQSNKACDQTCGEIMNSTGNLEYNETTKQLSVSFRNMQLKKIKRAEKKGTESVMDEKFALLFQSSFAVGHGDLVFSVWTISLPVVVIVHGNQEPQSWATITWDNAFADINRVPFHVPDKVSWNLLAEALNTKFRASTGRAMTPENMHFLCEKAFRSSLQYPVPNDLTITWSQFCKEPLPDRTFTFWEWFYAAMKVTREHLRGPWNDGSIVGFIHKSKAEDYLLKCPRGTFLLRFSDSELGGITIAWVNESNDGQPQILHIQPFTAKDFATRSLSDRIRDFEDLFYLYPNKPKNEAFERYTTPPGQPRNRNYIPSEVRAVLMPGPPSSNASISSYPNTPNSYNHLQSPDASRDTPTSGYQNSTIMHL from the exons ATGTCGCTGTGGGCACGGGTTAACCAGCTGCCACAGCCCGTCCTCGAACAGATTCGCTACATCTATGGCAGCAGCTTCCCCATCGAAGTGCGACACTATCTGGCCGAATGGATCGAGGATCGATTAAT GAACGCACCCACCTTCCAGCATGACGTGGACGGGAGCTACGAGCAGGAGGCAGCCACCTTCCTGAACCAGCTGGTCAACGAGCTCGAGCGAACGGCCGTCAATCTGCCCGAGGATAACGTCACCGGGCGGATCCGACTGAACGAATCGGCCCGGAACTTCCGACAGGCTTTCTCCCACAATCCCTCTCAGCTGTACACACACCTGCTCAGCTGTTTGCAGCGGGAACGACAGTGCGTAGCGTACCCGGACGATTGCGTCCAGGTGCAGGACCCGGAGATCGCCGAGGTTGTCAACGGCCTACAGCAACTGCAGATGCTGGTGCGAGCAAACGATGGCGATAATCGAGCTATGGTTAAGGATTACGAACATCTGCTGCTGGAGGTCCACGAAATTACCAAGAACAAGGCCCAAATAGAATCGATCGAAAGTCCCCAGTTGCGGGAACATGCGCGGAGTACACTGGCCCAACAGGAGCGGCAAGTCAATGAATCGGTTACCATCATCACCGGCAAGCGACTCAATCTGGTGGATAACCTGCGCAAAACCATCCAACTCACGTCCCAGGTGCAGGACAAGGTTCTCCACAAATACCTGACACAGTGGAAAATTAACCAAGGTTTCGCCGGGAACGGTGCCGCCGGTATGAGCTCCAGCAATCTGGACACCATTCAGACCTGGTGCGAAACGCTGGCGGAAATCATCTGGACCACCAAGGATCAGATCCGCCTGGCCatgaaatccaaatccaagctGAACATCGAGGAACCCAACTTGCCCGACTTTCTGCCCCAGTGTCTGGTGGAGGTCACCAATCTGTTGAAGGGTCTCATCACGACCACGTTCATCATCGAGAAGCAGCCGCCGCAGGTGATGAAGACGAACACCCGTTTCGCGGCCACGGTGCGGCTCCTGATCGGCAACACGCTCAACATCCGGATGAGCAATCCGGTGGTGCGCGTTTCAATTATTTCAGGTACGAGCTGGGATGCTA AGGGTCAGGCCCAGAGCACGCAACAGTCGAACAAAGCGTGCGACCAGACGTGCGGGGAAATCATGAACAGCACAGGAAATCTAGAGTACAACGAAACCACGAAACAGTTATCGGTTAGTTTTAG AAATATGCAACTTAAGAAAATTAAGCGAGCAGAAAAGAAGGGCACAGAGAGTGTAATGGACGAGAAGTTTGCCCTGCTGTTCCAGTCAAGTTTCGCCGTTGGTCACGGAGATTTAGTCTTCTCG GTCTGGACCATCTCGCTCCCGGTGGTTGTGATCGTGCACGGAAACCAGGAGCCCCAGTCGTGGGCGACCATCACTTGGGACAACGCGTTCGCCGACATCAATCGGGTGCCGTTCCACGTGCCGGATAAGGTTTCCTGGAATCTGCTGGCCGAGGCACTTAACACAAAGTTCCGCGCGTCGACCGGGCGAGCGATGACCCCGGAGAATATGCACTTCCTGTGCGAGAAAGCATTCCGGTCCAGCCTGCAGTACCCGGTGCCGAACGATCTGACCATCACGTGGTCCCAATTCTGCAAGGAACCCCTGCCGGATCGAACGTTCACTTTCTGGGAGTGGTTCTACGCGGCTATGAAGGTCACACGGGAGCATCTGCGTGGGCCCTGGAACGACGGAAGCATAGTCGGCTTCATCCACAAGTCCAAGGCCGAAGATTATCTGCTCAAGTGTCCGCGGGGAACGTTCCTGTTGCGGTTTTCGGACAGTGAATTAG GTGGTATAACGATCGCGTGGGTCAACGAGAGCAACGACGGTCAGCCCCAGATTCTGCACATTCAGCCATTCACGGCGAAGGACTTCGCCACCCGCTCGCTGTCCGACCGCATACGTGACTTCGAGGATCTGTTCTATCTGTATCCGAACAAGCCGAAGAACGAAGCGTTCGAGAGGTACACGACGCCACCCGGTCAGCCGCGCAACCGCAACTATATCCCGTCGGAAGTGCGCGCAGTGCTCATGCCGGGACCTCCCAGTAGCAACGCCTCGATTAGTAGCTACCCGAATACACCCAACTCGTATAATCACCTGCAATCGCCGGACGCCTCCCGGGATACGCCCACCAGCGG
- the LOC129762458 gene encoding signal transducer and transcription activator isoform X6, translated as MSLWARVNQLPQPVLEQIRYIYGSSFPIEVRHYLAEWIEDRLMNAPTFQHDVDGSYEQEAATFLNQLVNELERTAVNLPEDNVTGRIRLNESARNFRQAFSHNPSQLYTHLLSCLQRERQCVAYPDDCVQVQDPEIAEVVNGLQQLQMLVRANDGDNRAMVKDYEHLLLEVHEITKNKAQIESIESPQLREHARSTLAQQERQVNESVTIITGKRLNLVDNLRKTIQLTSQVQDKVLHKYLTQWKINQGFAGNGAAGMSSSNLDTIQTWCETLAEIIWTTKDQIRLAMKSKSKLNIEEPNLPDFLPQCLVEVTNLLKGLITTTFIIEKQPPQVMKTNTRFAATVRLLIGNTLNIRMSNPVVRVSIISGTSWDAKGQAQSTQQSNKACDQTCGEIMNSTGNLEYNETTKQLSVSFRNMQLKKIKRAEKKGTESVMDEKFALLFQSSFAVGHGDLVFSVWTISLPVVVIVHGNQEPQSWATITWDNAFADINRVPFHVPDKVSWNLLAEALNTKFRASTGRAMTPENMHFLCEKAFRSSLQYPVPNDLTITWSQFCKEPLPDRTFTFWEWFYAAMKVTREHLRGPWNDGSIVGFIHKSKAEDYLLKCPRGTFLLRFSDSELGGITIAWVNESNDGQPQILHIQPFTAKDFATRSLSDRIRDFEDLFYLYPNKPKNEAFERYTTPPGQPRNRNYIPSEVRAVLMPGPPSSNASISSYPNTPNSYNHLQSPDASRDTPTSGYESLFWT; from the exons ATGTCGCTGTGGGCACGGGTTAACCAGCTGCCACAGCCCGTCCTCGAACAGATTCGCTACATCTATGGCAGCAGCTTCCCCATCGAAGTGCGACACTATCTGGCCGAATGGATCGAGGATCGATTAAT GAACGCACCCACCTTCCAGCATGACGTGGACGGGAGCTACGAGCAGGAGGCAGCCACCTTCCTGAACCAGCTGGTCAACGAGCTCGAGCGAACGGCCGTCAATCTGCCCGAGGATAACGTCACCGGGCGGATCCGACTGAACGAATCGGCCCGGAACTTCCGACAGGCTTTCTCCCACAATCCCTCTCAGCTGTACACACACCTGCTCAGCTGTTTGCAGCGGGAACGACAGTGCGTAGCGTACCCGGACGATTGCGTCCAGGTGCAGGACCCGGAGATCGCCGAGGTTGTCAACGGCCTACAGCAACTGCAGATGCTGGTGCGAGCAAACGATGGCGATAATCGAGCTATGGTTAAGGATTACGAACATCTGCTGCTGGAGGTCCACGAAATTACCAAGAACAAGGCCCAAATAGAATCGATCGAAAGTCCCCAGTTGCGGGAACATGCGCGGAGTACACTGGCCCAACAGGAGCGGCAAGTCAATGAATCGGTTACCATCATCACCGGCAAGCGACTCAATCTGGTGGATAACCTGCGCAAAACCATCCAACTCACGTCCCAGGTGCAGGACAAGGTTCTCCACAAATACCTGACACAGTGGAAAATTAACCAAGGTTTCGCCGGGAACGGTGCCGCCGGTATGAGCTCCAGCAATCTGGACACCATTCAGACCTGGTGCGAAACGCTGGCGGAAATCATCTGGACCACCAAGGATCAGATCCGCCTGGCCatgaaatccaaatccaagctGAACATCGAGGAACCCAACTTGCCCGACTTTCTGCCCCAGTGTCTGGTGGAGGTCACCAATCTGTTGAAGGGTCTCATCACGACCACGTTCATCATCGAGAAGCAGCCGCCGCAGGTGATGAAGACGAACACCCGTTTCGCGGCCACGGTGCGGCTCCTGATCGGCAACACGCTCAACATCCGGATGAGCAATCCGGTGGTGCGCGTTTCAATTATTTCAGGTACGAGCTGGGATGCTA AGGGTCAGGCCCAGAGCACGCAACAGTCGAACAAAGCGTGCGACCAGACGTGCGGGGAAATCATGAACAGCACAGGAAATCTAGAGTACAACGAAACCACGAAACAGTTATCGGTTAGTTTTAG AAATATGCAACTTAAGAAAATTAAGCGAGCAGAAAAGAAGGGCACAGAGAGTGTAATGGACGAGAAGTTTGCCCTGCTGTTCCAGTCAAGTTTCGCCGTTGGTCACGGAGATTTAGTCTTCTCG GTCTGGACCATCTCGCTCCCGGTGGTTGTGATCGTGCACGGAAACCAGGAGCCCCAGTCGTGGGCGACCATCACTTGGGACAACGCGTTCGCCGACATCAATCGGGTGCCGTTCCACGTGCCGGATAAGGTTTCCTGGAATCTGCTGGCCGAGGCACTTAACACAAAGTTCCGCGCGTCGACCGGGCGAGCGATGACCCCGGAGAATATGCACTTCCTGTGCGAGAAAGCATTCCGGTCCAGCCTGCAGTACCCGGTGCCGAACGATCTGACCATCACGTGGTCCCAATTCTGCAAGGAACCCCTGCCGGATCGAACGTTCACTTTCTGGGAGTGGTTCTACGCGGCTATGAAGGTCACACGGGAGCATCTGCGTGGGCCCTGGAACGACGGAAGCATAGTCGGCTTCATCCACAAGTCCAAGGCCGAAGATTATCTGCTCAAGTGTCCGCGGGGAACGTTCCTGTTGCGGTTTTCGGACAGTGAATTAG GTGGTATAACGATCGCGTGGGTCAACGAGAGCAACGACGGTCAGCCCCAGATTCTGCACATTCAGCCATTCACGGCGAAGGACTTCGCCACCCGCTCGCTGTCCGACCGCATACGTGACTTCGAGGATCTGTTCTATCTGTATCCGAACAAGCCGAAGAACGAAGCGTTCGAGAGGTACACGACGCCACCCGGTCAGCCGCGCAACCGCAACTATATCCCGTCGGAAGTGCGCGCAGTGCTCATGCCGGGACCTCCCAGTAGCAACGCCTCGATTAGTAGCTACCCGAATACACCCAACTCGTATAATCACCTGCAATCGCCGGACGCCTCCCGGGATACGCCCACCAGCGG
- the LOC129762458 gene encoding signal transducer and transcription activator isoform X4 produces the protein MSLWARVNQLPQPVLEQIRYIYGSSFPIEVRHYLAEWIEDRLMNAPTFQHDVDGSYEQEAATFLNQLVNELERTAVNLPEDNVTGRIRLNESARNFRQAFSHNPSQLYTHLLSCLQRERQCVAYPDDCVQVQDPEIAEVVNGLQQLQMLVRANDGDNRAMVKDYEHLLLEVHEITKNKAQIESIESPQLREHARSTLAQQERQVNESVTIITGKRLNLVDNLRKTIQLTSQVQDKVLHKYLTQWKINQGFAGNGAAGMSSSNLDTIQTWCETLAEIIWTTKDQIRLAMKSKSKLNIEEPNLPDFLPQCLVEVTNLLKGLITTTFIIEKQPPQVMKTNTRFAATVRLLIGNTLNIRMSNPVVRVSIISGTSWDAKGQAQSTQQSNKACDQTCGEIMNSTGNLEYNETTKQLSVSFRNMQLKKIKRAEKKGTESVMDEKFALLFQSSFAVGHGDLVFSVWTISLPVVVIVHGNQEPQSWATITWDNAFADINRVPFHVPDKVSWNLLAEALNTKFRASTGRAMTPENMHFLCEKAFRSSLQYPVPNDLTITWSQFCKEPLPDRTFTFWEWFYAAMKVTREHLRGPWNDGSIVGFIHKSKAEDYLLKCPRGTFLLRFSDSELGGITIAWVNESNDGQPQILHIQPFTAKDFATRSLSDRIRDFEDLFYLYPNKPKNEAFERYTTPPGQPRNRNYIPSEVRAVLMPGPPSSNASISSYPNTPNSYNHLQSPDASRDTPTSGYNLEPDPVNQLPYQHQLDDLGLENIDMFSSSYN, from the exons ATGTCGCTGTGGGCACGGGTTAACCAGCTGCCACAGCCCGTCCTCGAACAGATTCGCTACATCTATGGCAGCAGCTTCCCCATCGAAGTGCGACACTATCTGGCCGAATGGATCGAGGATCGATTAAT GAACGCACCCACCTTCCAGCATGACGTGGACGGGAGCTACGAGCAGGAGGCAGCCACCTTCCTGAACCAGCTGGTCAACGAGCTCGAGCGAACGGCCGTCAATCTGCCCGAGGATAACGTCACCGGGCGGATCCGACTGAACGAATCGGCCCGGAACTTCCGACAGGCTTTCTCCCACAATCCCTCTCAGCTGTACACACACCTGCTCAGCTGTTTGCAGCGGGAACGACAGTGCGTAGCGTACCCGGACGATTGCGTCCAGGTGCAGGACCCGGAGATCGCCGAGGTTGTCAACGGCCTACAGCAACTGCAGATGCTGGTGCGAGCAAACGATGGCGATAATCGAGCTATGGTTAAGGATTACGAACATCTGCTGCTGGAGGTCCACGAAATTACCAAGAACAAGGCCCAAATAGAATCGATCGAAAGTCCCCAGTTGCGGGAACATGCGCGGAGTACACTGGCCCAACAGGAGCGGCAAGTCAATGAATCGGTTACCATCATCACCGGCAAGCGACTCAATCTGGTGGATAACCTGCGCAAAACCATCCAACTCACGTCCCAGGTGCAGGACAAGGTTCTCCACAAATACCTGACACAGTGGAAAATTAACCAAGGTTTCGCCGGGAACGGTGCCGCCGGTATGAGCTCCAGCAATCTGGACACCATTCAGACCTGGTGCGAAACGCTGGCGGAAATCATCTGGACCACCAAGGATCAGATCCGCCTGGCCatgaaatccaaatccaagctGAACATCGAGGAACCCAACTTGCCCGACTTTCTGCCCCAGTGTCTGGTGGAGGTCACCAATCTGTTGAAGGGTCTCATCACGACCACGTTCATCATCGAGAAGCAGCCGCCGCAGGTGATGAAGACGAACACCCGTTTCGCGGCCACGGTGCGGCTCCTGATCGGCAACACGCTCAACATCCGGATGAGCAATCCGGTGGTGCGCGTTTCAATTATTTCAGGTACGAGCTGGGATGCTA AGGGTCAGGCCCAGAGCACGCAACAGTCGAACAAAGCGTGCGACCAGACGTGCGGGGAAATCATGAACAGCACAGGAAATCTAGAGTACAACGAAACCACGAAACAGTTATCGGTTAGTTTTAG AAATATGCAACTTAAGAAAATTAAGCGAGCAGAAAAGAAGGGCACAGAGAGTGTAATGGACGAGAAGTTTGCCCTGCTGTTCCAGTCAAGTTTCGCCGTTGGTCACGGAGATTTAGTCTTCTCG GTCTGGACCATCTCGCTCCCGGTGGTTGTGATCGTGCACGGAAACCAGGAGCCCCAGTCGTGGGCGACCATCACTTGGGACAACGCGTTCGCCGACATCAATCGGGTGCCGTTCCACGTGCCGGATAAGGTTTCCTGGAATCTGCTGGCCGAGGCACTTAACACAAAGTTCCGCGCGTCGACCGGGCGAGCGATGACCCCGGAGAATATGCACTTCCTGTGCGAGAAAGCATTCCGGTCCAGCCTGCAGTACCCGGTGCCGAACGATCTGACCATCACGTGGTCCCAATTCTGCAAGGAACCCCTGCCGGATCGAACGTTCACTTTCTGGGAGTGGTTCTACGCGGCTATGAAGGTCACACGGGAGCATCTGCGTGGGCCCTGGAACGACGGAAGCATAGTCGGCTTCATCCACAAGTCCAAGGCCGAAGATTATCTGCTCAAGTGTCCGCGGGGAACGTTCCTGTTGCGGTTTTCGGACAGTGAATTAG GTGGTATAACGATCGCGTGGGTCAACGAGAGCAACGACGGTCAGCCCCAGATTCTGCACATTCAGCCATTCACGGCGAAGGACTTCGCCACCCGCTCGCTGTCCGACCGCATACGTGACTTCGAGGATCTGTTCTATCTGTATCCGAACAAGCCGAAGAACGAAGCGTTCGAGAGGTACACGACGCCACCCGGTCAGCCGCGCAACCGCAACTATATCCCGTCGGAAGTGCGCGCAGTGCTCATGCCGGGACCTCCCAGTAGCAACGCCTCGATTAGTAGCTACCCGAATACACCCAACTCGTATAATCACCTGCAATCGCCGGACGCCTCCCGGGATACGCCCACCAGCGG
- the LOC129762458 gene encoding signal transducer and transcription activator isoform X3 has translation MSLWARVNQLPQPVLEQIRYIYGSSFPIEVRHYLAEWIEDRLMNAPTFQHDVDGSYEQEAATFLNQLVNELERTAVNLPEDNVTGRIRLNESARNFRQAFSHNPSQLYTHLLSCLQRERQCVAYPDDCVQVQDPEIAEVVNGLQQLQMLVRANDGDNRAMVKDYEHLLLEVHEITKNKAQIESIESPQLREHARSTLAQQERQVNESVTIITGKRLNLVDNLRKTIQLTSQVQDKVLHKYLTQWKINQGFAGNGAAGMSSSNLDTIQTWCETLAEIIWTTKDQIRLAMKSKSKLNIEEPNLPDFLPQCLVEVTNLLKGLITTTFIIEKQPPQVMKTNTRFAATVRLLIGNTLNIRMSNPVVRVSIISGTSWDAKGQAQSTQQSNKACDQTCGEIMNSTGNLEYNETTKQLSVSFRNMQLKKIKRAEKKGTESVMDEKFALLFQSSFAVGHGDLVFSVWTISLPVVVIVHGNQEPQSWATITWDNAFADINRVPFHVPDKVSWNLLAEALNTKFRASTGRAMTPENMHFLCEKAFRSSLQYPVPNDLTITWSQFCKEPLPDRTFTFWEWFYAAMKVTREHLRGPWNDGSIVGFIHKSKAEDYLLKCPRGTFLLRFSDSELGGITIAWVNESNDGQPQILHIQPFTAKDFATRSLSDRIRDFEDLFYLYPNKPKNEAFERYTTPPGQPRNRNYIPSEVRAVLMPGPPSSNASISSYPNTPNSYNHLQSPDASRDTPTSGSYNLEPDPVNQLPYQHQLDDLGLENIDMFSSSYN, from the exons ATGTCGCTGTGGGCACGGGTTAACCAGCTGCCACAGCCCGTCCTCGAACAGATTCGCTACATCTATGGCAGCAGCTTCCCCATCGAAGTGCGACACTATCTGGCCGAATGGATCGAGGATCGATTAAT GAACGCACCCACCTTCCAGCATGACGTGGACGGGAGCTACGAGCAGGAGGCAGCCACCTTCCTGAACCAGCTGGTCAACGAGCTCGAGCGAACGGCCGTCAATCTGCCCGAGGATAACGTCACCGGGCGGATCCGACTGAACGAATCGGCCCGGAACTTCCGACAGGCTTTCTCCCACAATCCCTCTCAGCTGTACACACACCTGCTCAGCTGTTTGCAGCGGGAACGACAGTGCGTAGCGTACCCGGACGATTGCGTCCAGGTGCAGGACCCGGAGATCGCCGAGGTTGTCAACGGCCTACAGCAACTGCAGATGCTGGTGCGAGCAAACGATGGCGATAATCGAGCTATGGTTAAGGATTACGAACATCTGCTGCTGGAGGTCCACGAAATTACCAAGAACAAGGCCCAAATAGAATCGATCGAAAGTCCCCAGTTGCGGGAACATGCGCGGAGTACACTGGCCCAACAGGAGCGGCAAGTCAATGAATCGGTTACCATCATCACCGGCAAGCGACTCAATCTGGTGGATAACCTGCGCAAAACCATCCAACTCACGTCCCAGGTGCAGGACAAGGTTCTCCACAAATACCTGACACAGTGGAAAATTAACCAAGGTTTCGCCGGGAACGGTGCCGCCGGTATGAGCTCCAGCAATCTGGACACCATTCAGACCTGGTGCGAAACGCTGGCGGAAATCATCTGGACCACCAAGGATCAGATCCGCCTGGCCatgaaatccaaatccaagctGAACATCGAGGAACCCAACTTGCCCGACTTTCTGCCCCAGTGTCTGGTGGAGGTCACCAATCTGTTGAAGGGTCTCATCACGACCACGTTCATCATCGAGAAGCAGCCGCCGCAGGTGATGAAGACGAACACCCGTTTCGCGGCCACGGTGCGGCTCCTGATCGGCAACACGCTCAACATCCGGATGAGCAATCCGGTGGTGCGCGTTTCAATTATTTCAGGTACGAGCTGGGATGCTA AGGGTCAGGCCCAGAGCACGCAACAGTCGAACAAAGCGTGCGACCAGACGTGCGGGGAAATCATGAACAGCACAGGAAATCTAGAGTACAACGAAACCACGAAACAGTTATCGGTTAGTTTTAG AAATATGCAACTTAAGAAAATTAAGCGAGCAGAAAAGAAGGGCACAGAGAGTGTAATGGACGAGAAGTTTGCCCTGCTGTTCCAGTCAAGTTTCGCCGTTGGTCACGGAGATTTAGTCTTCTCG GTCTGGACCATCTCGCTCCCGGTGGTTGTGATCGTGCACGGAAACCAGGAGCCCCAGTCGTGGGCGACCATCACTTGGGACAACGCGTTCGCCGACATCAATCGGGTGCCGTTCCACGTGCCGGATAAGGTTTCCTGGAATCTGCTGGCCGAGGCACTTAACACAAAGTTCCGCGCGTCGACCGGGCGAGCGATGACCCCGGAGAATATGCACTTCCTGTGCGAGAAAGCATTCCGGTCCAGCCTGCAGTACCCGGTGCCGAACGATCTGACCATCACGTGGTCCCAATTCTGCAAGGAACCCCTGCCGGATCGAACGTTCACTTTCTGGGAGTGGTTCTACGCGGCTATGAAGGTCACACGGGAGCATCTGCGTGGGCCCTGGAACGACGGAAGCATAGTCGGCTTCATCCACAAGTCCAAGGCCGAAGATTATCTGCTCAAGTGTCCGCGGGGAACGTTCCTGTTGCGGTTTTCGGACAGTGAATTAG GTGGTATAACGATCGCGTGGGTCAACGAGAGCAACGACGGTCAGCCCCAGATTCTGCACATTCAGCCATTCACGGCGAAGGACTTCGCCACCCGCTCGCTGTCCGACCGCATACGTGACTTCGAGGATCTGTTCTATCTGTATCCGAACAAGCCGAAGAACGAAGCGTTCGAGAGGTACACGACGCCACCCGGTCAGCCGCGCAACCGCAACTATATCCCGTCGGAAGTGCGCGCAGTGCTCATGCCGGGACCTCCCAGTAGCAACGCCTCGATTAGTAGCTACCCGAATACACCCAACTCGTATAATCACCTGCAATCGCCGGACGCCTCCCGGGATACGCCCACCAGCGG